One Novosphingobium sp. G106 DNA segment encodes these proteins:
- a CDS encoding LLM class flavin-dependent oxidoreductase: protein MDVGLGLTFQNLHDRVTDKDVFRHELSLAAQAEDQGFDSIWTPEHHFTGYMMTPNVPQFLTWVAAKTSRIKLGTTVTVLPWQNPVRIAESFLLLDYYSEGRAILGMGRGLGKEEFVGFDVPMGEARKRFREYAEALMQGLETGVMEYDGAYLKQPRVELRPRPYDSFRGRIFASAVSPESVQLMASLDVGLMIIAQKPWDRVDEDLQSYRERFRSVNGREAPRPVLVAFVAVDEDPAKAKDMRDKYLVEYARSTSSFYQFGNKEFASIEGYEYYGALARSVEKNGIEKFNEFLADLQIWGRPEEVYEKLALMQERFDVGQFIIYTQFGDMPFDLGRANYELFARKVLPRLKDIDVTAPRHAPKVQTA from the coding sequence ATGGACGTTGGGTTAGGTCTGACCTTTCAAAACCTGCATGATCGGGTCACTGACAAGGACGTGTTCCGCCACGAGTTGTCGCTTGCTGCCCAGGCAGAGGATCAAGGCTTCGATTCAATCTGGACGCCGGAGCACCATTTCACCGGTTACATGATGACCCCGAACGTCCCGCAGTTCCTTACTTGGGTCGCGGCGAAGACCTCACGGATCAAGCTGGGCACGACCGTGACGGTCCTGCCCTGGCAAAATCCGGTGCGGATCGCCGAAAGCTTCCTTCTGCTCGACTACTATTCCGAAGGTCGCGCAATCCTCGGCATGGGCCGCGGGCTCGGCAAGGAAGAGTTCGTGGGCTTCGACGTGCCGATGGGGGAGGCGCGCAAGCGCTTCCGTGAGTATGCGGAGGCCTTGATGCAGGGCCTGGAAACGGGCGTCATGGAGTACGACGGCGCCTATCTGAAGCAGCCCCGCGTCGAGCTTCGTCCGCGCCCCTACGACAGCTTTCGTGGCCGGATTTTCGCCTCGGCTGTGTCACCGGAATCGGTGCAACTCATGGCCAGTCTCGACGTCGGCCTTATGATCATCGCCCAGAAGCCTTGGGACCGTGTCGACGAAGACCTTCAGAGTTACCGCGAACGGTTCCGCAGCGTGAACGGACGCGAAGCGCCGCGCCCTGTCCTGGTCGCTTTCGTCGCAGTAGACGAGGACCCGGCCAAGGCCAAGGACATGCGCGACAAGTATCTCGTGGAATATGCCCGTTCGACGTCGAGCTTCTATCAGTTCGGAAACAAGGAATTCGCTTCGATCGAAGGCTACGAATACTACGGTGCGCTGGCGCGGTCGGTAGAAAAGAACGGCATCGAAAAGTTCAACGAGTTCCTGGCAGATCTGCAGATCTGGGGCCGCCCAGAGGAAGTTTACGAGAAGCTTGCGCTCATGCAGGAGCGCTTCGACGTCGGCCAGTTCATCATCTACACCCAGTTCGGCGATATGCCCTTCGACCTTGGCCGTGCAAACTACGAACTGTTCGCACGCAAGGTCCTGCCAAGGCTGAAGGATATCGACGTGACGGCGCCGCGGCATGCGCCCAAGGTCCAGACGGCGTAG
- a CDS encoding class I adenylate-forming enzyme family protein, producing the protein MHPQTVFERRRAIAGRHPAWTWPSLQAYLDWSLADFGGRPLVITDGQTFSYDEVAELSRQMAAGISSRGIVKGDRVGIVMANDPMTVPLLFAIWRAGAVAVPLNTLYRIDELEFALREAGCALLVTMSGFGSRNLETEIDAALPGWRDGSCAALPELRAGGLVFNRNAPERLLEYLAGEPGAAPAIAGGDTAVIMFTSGTTGAPKGVEITHDNLLRASYAGAYHQAFQEGRRAVFSLPLYHGFGMVVGLLSGMVVGGAIIPLLRFDPHAILEAIGRHRAQYLMGVPTMTIALMEQAKRGDYDFSSLTAIHSAAAPTPSWVWEEIRRTFGCDEIITSYGQTEVTATVVCTAPGDPIEIVSDTQGRIVEGGIAGLPELGGKIAEFKTIDPASGDDLPWGSPGELCCRSLMNSKGYFRRPDATADLFLPGGWVRMGDLGQFRPDGNLFLTGRTKELYKSRGELVSPKELEQLLTQHDEIAQAFFIGMPDDQFGECGCAWVVRSDGSAITETDIREFLRQRVAAYKLPRDIWFTTEDRLPKTGTGKVQKALLREMALALLAEAGPAN; encoded by the coding sequence TTGCATCCTCAGACGGTTTTCGAACGCCGCCGTGCCATCGCTGGCCGTCACCCGGCCTGGACGTGGCCGTCGCTCCAGGCCTATCTCGACTGGAGCCTCGCCGATTTCGGCGGCCGTCCTTTGGTCATCACCGATGGCCAGACATTCAGTTACGACGAAGTGGCCGAGCTTTCGCGGCAGATGGCTGCAGGGATCTCTTCTCGCGGCATAGTCAAGGGGGACCGGGTGGGCATCGTCATGGCCAACGACCCGATGACGGTGCCTCTCCTCTTCGCCATCTGGCGTGCGGGCGCCGTGGCCGTTCCCCTCAACACCCTTTACCGGATCGATGAGCTCGAGTTTGCGCTTCGCGAAGCCGGATGCGCCTTGCTCGTTACGATGTCCGGCTTTGGCTCCCGAAATTTGGAAACCGAAATCGACGCCGCCCTGCCCGGCTGGCGCGATGGTTCTTGCGCGGCGCTCCCGGAACTGCGCGCCGGCGGACTTGTGTTCAACCGCAATGCGCCCGAGCGTTTGCTTGAATATCTTGCAGGTGAGCCCGGCGCCGCGCCGGCGATCGCCGGCGGCGACACGGCCGTCATCATGTTCACCTCTGGAACTACGGGAGCTCCCAAGGGGGTCGAGATCACGCACGACAACCTCCTGCGCGCCTCGTATGCTGGAGCCTACCACCAGGCCTTCCAGGAAGGCCGCAGGGCCGTATTCTCGCTGCCACTCTACCATGGTTTTGGCATGGTCGTCGGCCTTCTGTCGGGCATGGTCGTCGGCGGAGCGATCATCCCGCTGCTGCGCTTCGATCCGCACGCCATCCTCGAGGCGATTGGCCGCCACCGCGCCCAATATCTGATGGGCGTACCGACTATGACGATTGCGCTCATGGAACAGGCCAAACGCGGCGATTACGATTTCTCATCACTGACCGCGATCCATAGCGCGGCCGCGCCCACGCCGAGCTGGGTCTGGGAAGAGATCAGGCGCACCTTCGGCTGCGATGAGATCATCACCAGCTATGGCCAGACTGAAGTGACGGCGACCGTCGTGTGCACTGCGCCGGGAGACCCTATCGAGATCGTCTCCGATACGCAGGGCCGCATCGTCGAGGGAGGAATCGCGGGACTGCCCGAACTGGGCGGCAAGATCGCCGAGTTCAAGACGATCGATCCAGCGAGCGGCGACGATCTGCCCTGGGGCAGCCCGGGCGAACTGTGCTGCCGCAGCCTGATGAACAGCAAGGGCTATTTCCGGCGGCCCGACGCCACGGCCGATCTATTTCTGCCCGGCGGTTGGGTGCGGATGGGCGATCTTGGCCAGTTCAGGCCCGATGGAAACCTGTTCCTGACCGGCCGCACGAAGGAACTCTACAAAAGCCGCGGCGAGCTCGTCTCGCCAAAGGAACTCGAGCAATTGCTGACCCAGCACGACGAGATCGCACAGGCCTTCTTCATCGGGATGCCGGACGATCAGTTCGGCGAATGCGGTTGCGCGTGGGTCGTCAGAAGTGACGGAAGCGCGATCACCGAGACCGATATACGGGAATTCCTGCGCCAGCGCGTCGCTGCCTACAAGCTACCCCGGGATATCTGGTTCACCACCGAAGATCGCCTGCCCAAGACCGGGACCGGCAAGGTGCAGAAGGCCCTTCTGCGCGAAATGGCTTTGGCACTCCTTGCAGAGGCTGGCCCCGCCAACTGA
- the ribB gene encoding 3,4-dihydroxy-2-butanone-4-phosphate synthase → MSTNSVSPIEEIIQEAVNGRPYILVDADDRENEGDVIIPAQFATPAQINFMAKHARGLICLAMTRTRAEELELRPMTDHNESGHGTAFTVSIEARDGVSTGISVHDRAHTIAVAIDPTKGTDDLVTPGHVFPLTARDGGVLVRAGHTEAAVDISRIAGLMPAGVICEVMNADGTMARLPELLEFAALHGLKVGTIADLIAYRRRLEKLVERVVSAPFESHYSDVALTIHVYRNVLDDGEHVAIAKGVVKPDVDTLVRVHQVDLTTDLLGWSAAQSDYVARALSAIGRHDGAAIAVFVRDPSPTSISRRIKGGRSEYHHQHATRDYGIGAQILLDLGVGKMTLLTSSQAKLTALEGFGLTVTGRVALRE, encoded by the coding sequence ATGTCGACCAACAGCGTCTCACCAATCGAAGAGATCATCCAGGAAGCCGTCAACGGGCGTCCCTACATCCTGGTCGATGCCGACGACCGGGAGAATGAGGGTGACGTGATCATCCCAGCCCAGTTCGCAACGCCGGCGCAGATCAACTTCATGGCAAAGCATGCGCGGGGTCTGATCTGCCTCGCTATGACACGAACGCGCGCCGAGGAGCTCGAGCTCCGCCCCATGACGGATCATAACGAGTCGGGGCACGGCACGGCCTTCACGGTGTCGATCGAGGCTCGCGATGGCGTGAGCACGGGGATTTCCGTGCACGACCGGGCGCACACGATTGCGGTTGCGATCGATCCAACCAAGGGAACGGACGATCTGGTCACGCCTGGTCACGTCTTTCCGCTAACCGCGCGCGATGGCGGCGTCCTCGTGCGGGCCGGACATACCGAAGCGGCCGTCGACATTTCGCGGATCGCAGGTTTGATGCCGGCGGGCGTGATTTGCGAGGTGATGAACGCCGACGGCACGATGGCACGGCTTCCCGAGCTCCTTGAATTCGCCGCGCTCCACGGCCTGAAAGTCGGGACGATCGCGGATCTCATCGCTTATCGTCGCCGCCTCGAAAAGCTGGTGGAACGCGTGGTCAGCGCCCCTTTCGAAAGCCACTACAGCGACGTTGCGCTGACCATCCACGTGTACCGAAATGTGCTCGACGACGGTGAACACGTCGCGATCGCGAAAGGGGTGGTCAAGCCGGACGTCGACACTCTCGTTCGCGTCCATCAGGTCGATCTGACGACCGACCTCCTTGGTTGGTCAGCCGCCCAGTCGGATTATGTGGCGCGCGCACTGTCTGCCATCGGGCGCCATGACGGAGCCGCCATCGCCGTATTCGTGCGCGATCCGAGCCCCACCTCCATCTCGCGCAGGATCAAAGGCGGCCGCAGCGAATACCACCACCAGCATGCGACCCGAGACTATGGGATTGGCGCCCAGATCCTGCTCGATCTCGGCGTCGGCAAGATGACCCTGCTGACCTCGAGCCAAGCCAAGCTCACTGCGCTCGAAGGATTCGGTCTGACCGTCACCGGACGCGTGGCTCTGCGCGAATAG